AAACAACCTTTGGTTGGCTGGCACGACCCGAATTTTGGGATTCGATTCGATGACTACATGGGGACAATTGAGGAAGCGATACCGCCGAATAGCATCACTTTCATTGCCGAAAGCAGTCTATCGCTCTTGTCAGAGCCTCATCTCAAACGACTCAAGCGAAACGGATTTAAGGCAATCTTACCCGGTATTGAGTCGTGGTATGACCTCGGCAATAAATCGAAGACAGGTTCGAGAGTAGGCCTCGAAAAAGTCCAGAAAATCTCCGACCAAGTCAATACCATCCTGAAGTATATCCCTTATGTACAAACCAACTTTGTATTTGGGCTTGACACCGATGAAGGTGCTGACCCATTTGAACTGACCAAACAATTTGTGGATATGACACCCGGCGCGTATCCGTCCTATAATTTGCTGACTGCTTATGGAAGAGCCGCCCCGCTCAATCTCGACTACCAACATGCAAACCGCGTTATTCCACTGCCATTTCACTTCCTGAATAATGACATGATGAACGTAAAACCAAATAATTATTCATGGACTGAATTCTACAAACACATGGTTGATTTAGGCAACCATACATTTTCGTGGAGGGCCATTGCCAATCGTTGCAAAGCAAATGATGAACCTCTTGCAGGGGGGCTAACTGTACCACGAAGTTTGTCAACAAAACGCCATAAAATTGGGCGATACGCGCAAGTGCTTCAACGGCTTGAGGGTGATTCCAAGTTCCTGGCTTACTTTGAACAGGAAACAACTGAACTGCCCCAGTTTTATATCAATTGGATACGGAAAGACCTAGGTCCTCTGTTGGAGTGGCTTCCAGAGGGCGCATTGTATTACGATCCGAATGCCTACCTCAAGTCGGAACAGGCAAGGGACACCGAAACTGTCGCCTTAAAAGAGTTGGACCGTGAATAAACTCGCATCTACTTCCGAACGGAAACTCCGGGACGATGCAGATATTTGAGGTCAAACAACGGTACGCCCCTTGCTCGGTCTGCAATCTGCGTCTGGCTGATTTGAGAGAGATTATTGGTTGGACACCTATACCAACGCTACAGCGCATTAAAGATACTGATGCCGCTGAACAACTCTTTGAAGAGATACGGAACCGTACATAAAGTCAATAATCAGGGGTTAATAGACGACTCAATCCATATTTGTGTCCTCCGCTTTGATGCGAATATGCTTGAATTGGAAAGGTGGAAGTAAATATGCTGCTTGGTGAAAGTCCTGCTATGCAAACCATTCACACAACCATCCACCAACTCAGCAACAACAGCAAGATATCCGTTCTGATTACAGGTGAAACCGGTGTCGGGAAGGAATTGGTCGC
The nucleotide sequence above comes from Candidatus Poribacteria bacterium. Encoded proteins:
- a CDS encoding radical SAM protein, producing MNSPKKIGIIDLTTNSRTRSIYKHILHSNYASVMPQAIGVWCEEEGHDVTLVCYTGFGNVIEDLPDDLDLAFIGTFTQGAQLAYALSNRFRSEGTITVLGGPHARCYPEDAQKYFDYVLGFTDRSVIREILSDCSQYRPTGTYLSAKQQPTALPSVRERWHFIEPILRKAPFIKGVPMLGSMGCPYTCAFCIDASIPYRPFDFDVIKDDLRFLLHQFKQPLVGWHDPNFGIRFDDYMGTIEEAIPPNSITFIAESSLSLLSEPHLKRLKRNGFKAILPGIESWYDLGNKSKTGSRVGLEKVQKISDQVNTILKYIPYVQTNFVFGLDTDEGADPFELTKQFVDMTPGAYPSYNLLTAYGRAAPLNLDYQHANRVIPLPFHFLNNDMMNVKPNNYSWTEFYKHMVDLGNHTFSWRAIANRCKANDEPLAGGLTVPRSLSTKRHKIGRYAQVLQRLEGDSKFLAYFEQETTELPQFYINWIRKDLGPLLEWLPEGALYYDPNAYLKSEQARDTETVALKELDRE